A window of Costertonia aggregata contains these coding sequences:
- a CDS encoding dihydroorotase: MGKILIKNATIVNENSQFESDVLMHGDHIVKIAKDISDAHAKIIDASGKYLLPGVIDDQVHFREPGLTHKGNIASESRAAIAGGITTYMEQPNTYPQTTTLKKLEEKFNRGKQSSFANYSFLFGGTNDNLEEIKKLDKNACSGVKLFLGSSTGNMLVDDEEVIEKIFSNTEMVISAHCEDETTIRENLAQYKSEYGDDIPIEYHHLIRSEEACYLSSSKAIALAKKTGARLHVFHLSTGKEMDLFQNDIPLAQKKITAEVCIHHLWFSDADYDTKGTLIKWNPAVKTAQDRDTLWEALLDDRIDVVATDHAPHLLEEKDNVYTKAPSGGPLVQHALPAMLENYHNGKITLEKIVEKMCHNPALLFDIDKRGYVREGYFADLVLVDMNNAWEVNKSNILYKCGWSPFEGQRFKSRVTHTFVNGHLAYENGVVSDQKNAKRLTFNRD; the protein is encoded by the coding sequence ATGGGTAAAATACTTATAAAAAATGCAACGATAGTCAACGAGAACAGTCAATTTGAAAGTGATGTTTTGATGCATGGCGACCATATCGTGAAGATAGCCAAGGATATCAGCGATGCCCATGCAAAAATAATAGATGCATCGGGTAAATATCTACTGCCCGGTGTTATTGACGATCAAGTGCATTTTAGGGAACCGGGCCTCACCCATAAAGGGAATATCGCTTCGGAAAGTAGGGCCGCCATTGCAGGCGGTATCACTACCTATATGGAACAACCCAATACCTACCCTCAGACCACGACCCTAAAAAAATTGGAAGAAAAGTTCAATAGGGGCAAACAATCTTCTTTTGCCAATTACTCTTTTCTTTTTGGTGGCACCAACGATAATCTTGAGGAGATTAAAAAATTGGATAAAAATGCCTGTTCCGGTGTCAAGTTGTTCTTAGGTTCCTCAACCGGAAATATGTTGGTAGACGACGAAGAGGTCATCGAGAAGATCTTCAGTAATACCGAAATGGTGATTTCCGCTCATTGCGAGGATGAAACAACCATAAGGGAGAACCTGGCCCAATACAAAAGTGAATATGGTGATGATATCCCCATTGAATATCATCATTTGATACGTAGTGAAGAAGCATGTTACCTATCCTCTTCCAAAGCCATAGCCTTGGCAAAAAAAACAGGGGCGCGGTTACATGTATTCCATTTATCAACGGGTAAGGAAATGGACTTGTTCCAAAACGATATACCGCTGGCACAGAAAAAAATCACGGCCGAAGTTTGTATTCATCATTTATGGTTTTCAGATGCTGATTATGATACAAAGGGTACTTTGATAAAATGGAATCCTGCCGTTAAAACCGCTCAGGATAGGGATACTTTATGGGAAGCCCTTTTAGATGACCGTATTGATGTAGTTGCCACGGATCATGCACCCCATTTGTTGGAAGAAAAAGACAATGTATATACTAAGGCACCTTCTGGAGGTCCTTTGGTACAACATGCTCTGCCCGCTATGTTGGAGAATTATCATAACGGCAAGATTACTTTGGAGAAAATAGTGGAAAAAATGTGCCACAATCCTGCACTTCTTTTTGATATAGACAAAAGGGGGTATGTACGTGAAGGCTATTTTGCAGACTTGGTACTTGTTGATATGAATAACGCATGGGAGGTAAACAAAAGTAACATTCTATACAAATGTGGTTGGTCCCCCTTTGAGGGACAGCGGTTTAAATCACGAGTTACCCATACTTTTGTAAATGGCCATTTGGCCTATGAGAACGGTGTGGTCTCCGACCAGAAAAACGCCAAACGCTTAACCTTTAATAGAGATTAA
- a CDS encoding uroporphyrinogen-III synthase yields the protein MKVKTILVSQPEPKMENSPYSRLIEKEKVKVDFRPFIHVEGVDAKEVRQQKIDLKNYTAIILTSRNAVDHFFRIADEMRFKVPDSMKYFCQSEAVAYYLQKYVVYRKRKIYVGKMNFPDLVALFKKYKDEKFLLPSSDVLKPVVPETLDKLGIDWTRGIFYKTVISDLSDLRDVYYDVLVFFSPSGIESLLKNFPDFEQNDTRIAVFGNSTVDAATDAGLRIDIKAPTPATPSMTMALQKYITDANKK from the coding sequence ATGAAGGTAAAGACGATTTTGGTATCTCAACCAGAACCGAAAATGGAAAACTCTCCGTATTCCAGGCTTATTGAGAAAGAAAAAGTAAAAGTTGATTTTAGGCCTTTCATACATGTAGAAGGTGTAGATGCCAAGGAGGTGAGACAACAAAAAATAGATCTCAAAAATTATACGGCGATTATTCTAACCAGCCGTAATGCAGTAGATCACTTTTTTAGAATAGCCGACGAGATGCGTTTCAAAGTACCGGATAGCATGAAGTATTTTTGCCAGTCCGAAGCCGTGGCCTATTACCTTCAAAAATATGTAGTCTACCGAAAGCGTAAGATATATGTAGGCAAAATGAACTTTCCCGATTTAGTGGCACTGTTCAAAAAATATAAGGATGAAAAATTTCTTCTTCCTTCCTCTGATGTTTTAAAGCCTGTGGTTCCCGAAACTCTTGATAAATTAGGGATAGATTGGACAAGAGGTATATTTTATAAGACGGTCATTAGCGACCTATCTGACCTTAGGGACGTATATTATGACGTTCTTGTATTTTTTAGTCCATCGGGCATTGAATCCCTATTGAAGAATTTTCCCGATTTTGAACAAAATGACACAAGAATAGCCGTGTTTGGAAACTCGACCGTAGATGCAGCTACTGATGCAGGTTTACGAATAGACATCAAAGCACCTACGCCTGCTACGCCGTCAATGACCATGGCCCTTCAAAAATATATTACCGACGCCAATAAAAAATAA
- a CDS encoding DUF4296 domain-containing protein, producing the protein MKTYCLICIAAVFVASCAEEMVKKPEDLIPEEKMTEILYDLAIINSAKNTSAEILRENNIETMFFIFEKYKIDSAQFVRSDVYYSSLPLQYEAIYKGVEKKLEEKKKEIDALMKIQMDSTSKKTDKKASSLKNTIKEDED; encoded by the coding sequence ATGAAAACGTATTGTCTCATTTGTATTGCTGCGGTATTCGTAGCTTCATGTGCAGAGGAAATGGTAAAAAAACCGGAAGACCTTATTCCTGAAGAAAAAATGACTGAAATTCTTTATGATTTGGCGATTATAAATTCCGCAAAAAATACAAGCGCAGAAATATTAAGGGAAAATAATATCGAGACCATGTTCTTTATTTTTGAAAAATATAAGATAGATAGCGCCCAATTCGTGAGGAGTGATGTGTACTATTCCTCATTGCCCTTGCAGTACGAGGCTATTTATAAGGGTGTGGAAAAAAAATTGGAGGAAAAGAAAAAAGAAATAGACGCATTGATGAAAATACAAATGGATAGCACATCCAAAAAAACCGATAAAAAGGCATCTTCCCTTAAAAATACAATCAAAGAAGATGAAGATTAA
- a CDS encoding NAD-dependent epimerase/dehydratase family protein, giving the protein MVLVTGGTGLVGAHLLLELVQKNTCIRAIRRATSNLKNVEKVFSYYVEDAPELFQKIEWVTADLNNIPELENAFRNVTHVYHCAALISFDPNNYGLLSKINTEGTANIVNLCIANNIKKIGYVSSIATLGKHPETMHVDEETEWNPQNANAYALTKYDAEMEVWRGTMENVPAIIVNPGVILGPGFWNSGSGILFTTVAKNRAYYPPGGTGFVTVNDVVKIMVRLMDSDIQNERFIAVGENLTFKKILADIAKTMNLKPPTKELKIWQLEILWRLDWLKNLLTGSDRKLTKNNVRSLRQQSIFETTKIEKMMDYTFEPLGDALQFCSKKFMEENG; this is encoded by the coding sequence ATGGTTTTAGTTACTGGTGGTACGGGTTTGGTAGGCGCACATTTGTTATTGGAACTTGTACAAAAAAATACATGTATACGGGCCATACGTAGAGCTACCAGTAATCTGAAAAATGTTGAGAAAGTTTTCTCCTACTATGTTGAAGATGCTCCCGAGCTTTTTCAAAAAATTGAATGGGTTACGGCCGACCTCAACAACATTCCCGAATTAGAGAATGCCTTTAGGAACGTTACCCATGTGTACCACTGCGCCGCATTGATATCTTTTGACCCCAATAATTATGGCTTGTTGTCCAAAATCAATACAGAGGGCACCGCCAACATCGTTAACCTTTGTATTGCCAACAACATCAAAAAAATAGGTTACGTTAGTTCTATCGCCACACTGGGGAAACACCCAGAAACAATGCATGTTGATGAGGAAACTGAATGGAACCCGCAGAACGCGAACGCTTATGCCCTTACCAAATATGATGCTGAAATGGAGGTTTGGCGTGGTACTATGGAAAACGTTCCCGCGATTATTGTAAACCCCGGTGTGATCCTTGGGCCAGGATTTTGGAACAGTGGCAGCGGTATCCTTTTTACGACGGTAGCGAAAAACAGGGCATACTATCCGCCGGGTGGGACCGGTTTTGTCACCGTGAACGATGTTGTCAAAATAATGGTTCGCTTAATGGATTCGGACATTCAAAACGAACGTTTCATAGCCGTAGGGGAAAATCTGACCTTTAAAAAAATACTTGCCGACATCGCCAAGACCATGAATTTAAAGCCCCCTACGAAAGAACTGAAAATATGGCAATTGGAGATTTTATGGCGGTTGGATTGGTTAAAAAACCTACTTACAGGTTCCGATAGAAAATTGACCAAAAACAATGTACGCTCCTTAAGGCAACAATCCATTTTTGAGACTACGAAAATTGAAAAAATGATGGATTATACGTTTGAACCGTTGGGAGATGCCCTACAGTTCTGTAGCAAAAAGTTTATGGAAGAAAATGGTTAA
- a CDS encoding polyprenol monophosphomannose synthase — protein MADSLVIIPTFNEIDNIKAIINAVFALKKDFHVLIVDDNSPDGTGAMVKQMQKGNPDRLFLEVRNEKSGLGTAYIHGFKWALTKSYEYIFEMDADFSHNPTDLERLYRACFNGADVAVGSRYKKGVNVVNWPLYRVLLSYGASFYVKIITGMRVHDPTAGFVCYRRKVLETIKLDSVRFIGYAFQIEMKFRAHLKKFKIEEVSIIFRDREKGKSKMSGSIISEAVFGVLKMKLSSIFQKNRF, from the coding sequence ATGGCGGATAGCTTAGTTATCATACCCACTTTTAATGAAATAGATAATATTAAGGCTATTATAAATGCAGTTTTTGCGTTGAAGAAAGATTTTCATGTGCTCATCGTAGACGACAATTCTCCCGATGGTACAGGGGCTATGGTCAAACAGATGCAAAAGGGTAATCCTGACCGTCTTTTCCTTGAGGTACGCAACGAGAAATCGGGCCTGGGGACCGCATACATTCACGGGTTCAAATGGGCATTGACCAAGAGTTACGAATATATTTTTGAGATGGATGCCGATTTCTCCCATAACCCGACCGATCTGGAAAGATTATACAGGGCCTGTTTCAATGGTGCCGATGTGGCCGTGGGATCACGGTATAAAAAGGGGGTAAACGTAGTGAACTGGCCTTTATACAGGGTGCTTTTGTCCTACGGGGCATCATTTTACGTAAAAATAATAACGGGAATGCGGGTACATGACCCAACCGCAGGTTTTGTATGTTATAGGAGGAAAGTATTGGAAACCATAAAATTGGATTCCGTTCGCTTTATTGGTTATGCCTTCCAAATAGAAATGAAATTTAGGGCACACCTAAAAAAATTTAAAATAGAAGAGGTTTCCATAATTTTTAGGGACAGAGAAAAGGGAAAATCAAAAATGAGCGGTTCTATCATCAGTGAAGCCGTTTTTGGAGTGTTGAAAATGAAATTGAGTAGCATATTTCAAAAAAATAGATTTTAA
- a CDS encoding LuxE/PaaK family acyltransferase, which yields MGLQELTSAIFRIDTSTELESVALKVFAHQFKNNIVYQNFCTYLGKDEPHVKSVDDIPFLPIQFFKSHNVVCGATEPDAIFSSSGTTGSLTSKHCVSDVTIYQESYLKAFHTFYGNISDFCILALLPSYLERKGSSLIYMVNDLIKKSHHPDSGFYLNDLKSLHIKLKALDASGTKTILIGVSFALLDLAEIYPMKLKHTIVMETGGMKGRRKEMISEELHSVLCKGFGVNKIHSEYGMTELLSQAYSKGNGIFYTPPWMKIIIRDTEDPLTDQGYGKTGGLNIIDLANVNSCSFIATQDLGKTYEDESFKVMGRFDNSDIRGCNLMVL from the coding sequence GTGGGACTACAGGAATTAACATCCGCTATTTTTAGGATAGATACCTCTACCGAACTTGAATCGGTAGCTTTAAAGGTATTCGCCCATCAGTTCAAAAACAATATTGTATATCAAAACTTTTGTACGTATTTGGGAAAGGATGAACCCCATGTAAAAAGTGTTGACGATATTCCTTTTCTGCCCATCCAATTTTTTAAATCGCACAACGTGGTTTGCGGAGCAACAGAACCTGACGCTATTTTTTCAAGTAGCGGAACCACAGGAAGCCTTACGAGCAAACATTGTGTAAGTGATGTCACCATCTATCAAGAAAGTTATCTAAAAGCATTTCACACCTTTTATGGCAACATATCCGATTTCTGTATTCTTGCGCTTTTGCCCTCCTATTTGGAACGTAAAGGATCCTCTTTGATCTATATGGTAAATGACTTGATCAAAAAAAGCCATCATCCCGACAGCGGTTTTTATCTGAATGATTTAAAAAGTCTACATATAAAGTTGAAGGCATTGGATGCATCGGGCACAAAAACCATATTGATAGGTGTTTCTTTTGCCCTTTTGGACTTGGCGGAAATCTACCCAATGAAATTAAAGCATACCATAGTTATGGAAACAGGCGGTATGAAAGGAAGAAGAAAGGAAATGATAAGTGAAGAGCTACACTCGGTTTTGTGCAAAGGGTTCGGCGTGAACAAGATTCATTCGGAATACGGCATGACGGAACTTTTATCACAGGCCTATTCTAAAGGTAATGGTATTTTTTATACACCACCTTGGATGAAAATTATAATTCGGGATACAGAGGACCCTCTGACCGACCAAGGTTATGGAAAGACCGGCGGATTGAACATTATTGATCTAGCCAATGTAAATTCTTGTTCCTTTATCGCTACCCAAGATCTGGGCAAAACTTACGAAGATGAAAGTTTTAAAGTTATGGGCCGTTTTGACAATTCGGATATTAGAGGTTGTAATCTAATGGTATTATAG
- a CDS encoding ArnT family glycosyltransferase: MTSKLSKTFIYFLGTLFIINLVQSYFTQLIFDESYYWYYAQNMAWGYFDHPPMVALLIKISSFFFEGELGVRFMSCILSVGTYIILWDLVDNPIKRKYIPHFFALGFSITLLNAYGFLTLPDTPLLFFTALFLWAYKKFLERENVWSAIFLGVVMAALMYSKYHAVLVIAFVLLSNLKLVLNKYAWLAVIVALLCYTPHFIWLYENDFVSIKYHLTERPNQAYSFSKFTAGFFLNLVALFGLTFPLVYWSLYKTKITDTFIKALVYLTYGVILFFFISSFNRRVQTQWIIVIAIPLFVLTYQYTLQNPNFRKWLYRLAVINIVLLTYARFWLVHQPLLPITYESHRNREWVKEITDKVGDMPIVFENSYRNAPMYAFYTGNTSFSLNNIMYRQNQYTIDSSEYKVQHQKVLYVSGYLSGGDVTLRNKNGDIYYGKYIEDFESFRKLRCIVDVESFDLDSNEELVLKVYNPYQEDIDLKKIKFNVAYTNDYKKVKETQPLKTDLKDGQTPFLKAKDTTYFTFKLPKPKMEKPGYAKLSISENGLYTGLNGKTIPVN, encoded by the coding sequence ATGACATCCAAGTTATCCAAAACTTTTATTTATTTTTTGGGAACTCTTTTTATTATCAACCTCGTACAAAGTTACTTTACCCAACTTATTTTTGACGAGTCGTATTATTGGTATTACGCCCAAAATATGGCTTGGGGCTATTTTGACCATCCACCCATGGTGGCCTTGCTGATAAAGATCAGTAGTTTCTTCTTTGAAGGGGAACTTGGGGTGCGTTTTATGAGCTGCATCTTATCTGTGGGCACCTATATTATTCTATGGGATTTGGTGGACAATCCCATAAAGAGAAAATATATTCCCCATTTTTTTGCCCTTGGCTTCTCTATAACGCTATTAAATGCCTACGGGTTTTTGACCTTACCGGATACCCCGTTACTTTTCTTTACGGCTCTTTTTTTATGGGCCTATAAAAAATTCTTGGAGAGAGAAAACGTTTGGTCGGCTATTTTTTTGGGTGTTGTAATGGCTGCCTTAATGTACAGTAAATACCATGCGGTCTTGGTCATTGCTTTTGTATTGTTGTCTAACCTAAAACTGGTGTTGAACAAGTATGCCTGGTTGGCCGTTATTGTGGCTCTTTTGTGCTACACACCCCATTTTATATGGTTGTACGAGAATGATTTTGTATCAATTAAATACCATTTAACCGAAAGACCCAACCAAGCATATAGTTTTAGCAAGTTTACCGCTGGTTTTTTTCTAAATCTTGTCGCACTTTTTGGGCTCACGTTCCCTTTGGTATACTGGTCTTTGTACAAAACCAAAATTACCGATACGTTTATAAAAGCATTGGTATATTTAACCTACGGCGTTATTCTTTTCTTCTTTATCTCCAGTTTTAACCGAAGGGTACAGACCCAGTGGATCATTGTAATCGCCATACCATTGTTTGTACTTACTTACCAATATACCCTTCAGAACCCCAACTTTAGAAAGTGGCTCTACAGGCTAGCGGTTATCAATATAGTTTTGCTCACCTATGCCCGTTTTTGGCTTGTACATCAACCCTTATTGCCCATCACCTATGAATCCCACAGAAATCGCGAATGGGTAAAAGAAATTACGGATAAGGTTGGGGACATGCCCATCGTATTTGAAAACTCCTACAGAAACGCCCCTATGTATGCATTCTATACCGGGAATACGTCATTTTCATTGAACAACATTATGTATAGGCAAAACCAGTATACCATTGATAGCTCGGAATATAAGGTGCAACACCAAAAAGTTTTATATGTATCTGGTTATTTGAGCGGTGGGGACGTTACTTTACGAAATAAAAATGGTGATATATACTACGGAAAATACATAGAGGATTTTGAATCTTTTCGAAAGTTAAGGTGCATCGTAGATGTAGAATCCTTTGACTTGGATAGTAATGAAGAACTCGTTTTGAAAGTATACAATCCCTATCAGGAAGATATTGATTTAAAGAAAATCAAATTTAACGTTGCCTACACGAACGACTACAAAAAAGTAAAGGAGACCCAACCTTTGAAAACGGACTTAAAAGATGGTCAAACCCCATTTTTAAAAGCAAAGGATACCACCTATTTCACATTTAAGCTGCCAAAACCAAAGATGGAAAAGCCGGGGTACGCAAAGCTGTCTATATCTGAAAACGGCCTTTACACAGGCTTGAACGGCAAAACAATACCTGTGAACTGA
- a CDS encoding T9SS type A sorting domain-containing protein translates to MKKLYFVFFLLLTSLSFGQDNKSNGDIEGFELYPNPVTNGKVYITTKENAPKKILVFDVFGTQIVETTILGKELSLYDLSAGVYMLRVFEKDKVATRKLIIK, encoded by the coding sequence ATGAAGAAACTATACTTTGTTTTTTTCTTGCTTTTAACTTCGCTATCCTTTGGCCAGGACAATAAATCCAATGGAGATATCGAAGGTTTTGAGCTATACCCTAACCCTGTTACCAACGGCAAAGTATACATTACTACAAAAGAAAATGCCCCTAAAAAAATATTGGTCTTTGATGTTTTCGGCACCCAAATAGTAGAGACCACAATTCTTGGAAAGGAACTGAGCCTTTATGATTTGAGTGCAGGTGTATATATGCTACGCGTTTTTGAAAAAGATAAGGTAGCTACCCGTAAATTGATTATAAAGTAA
- the tyrS gene encoding tyrosine--tRNA ligase, whose product MASNFVEELKWRGMLHDAMPGTEAHLMTGMQSAYVGIDPTADSLHIGHLVAVMMLRHLQLAGHKPYALIGGATGMIGDPSGKSAERNLLDEKTLRHNQEALKAQLSRFLDFKSDAPNTAVLVNNYDWMKAFSFLSFIRDVGKHITVNYMMAKDSVKKRLSTEAKEGMSFTEFTYQLVQGYDFLYLYQNHNCTLQMGGSDQWGNITTGTELIRRIGGGKGFALTSPLITKADGTKFGKTESGNVWLDADRTSPYKFYQYWLNTSDEDAEKYIKIFTFLSKTEIEHLVVAHAKAPHMRQLQKRLAEEITVMVHSKQDLDNAIKASDILFGKSTSADLKKLDEKTFLDVFDGVPQAELEKSELENGLDMIAALAAKTNFLGSNGEARRELKQNSISVNKEKVKEDHLITVTDLINNKYVLLQRGKKNYFVLVVK is encoded by the coding sequence ATGGCCTCAAATTTTGTGGAAGAATTAAAATGGAGAGGGATGTTGCATGATGCAATGCCCGGTACCGAAGCACATTTAATGACGGGAATGCAGTCCGCTTATGTTGGTATAGACCCAACAGCGGATTCCTTGCATATTGGGCATTTGGTGGCCGTGATGATGTTGCGCCATTTGCAATTGGCGGGCCATAAACCCTATGCTTTGATAGGCGGTGCGACGGGCATGATCGGCGATCCATCAGGTAAATCTGCCGAACGTAATCTTTTGGACGAAAAGACCTTGCGCCACAATCAAGAAGCTTTAAAGGCACAATTGTCACGCTTTTTGGATTTTAAAAGTGATGCGCCCAATACCGCTGTTTTGGTCAATAACTATGATTGGATGAAAGCGTTCTCCTTTCTCAGTTTTATTAGGGATGTGGGTAAGCATATCACGGTAAATTATATGATGGCCAAAGATTCGGTCAAAAAAAGACTTTCTACCGAGGCCAAAGAAGGGATGTCTTTTACCGAATTTACCTATCAATTGGTACAGGGCTACGATTTTTTATATCTCTACCAAAACCATAACTGTACCCTGCAAATGGGCGGTAGCGACCAATGGGGCAATATTACTACGGGAACCGAGCTTATACGGAGAATAGGGGGTGGAAAAGGTTTTGCACTTACTTCGCCATTGATCACAAAAGCGGATGGTACGAAATTCGGAAAGACCGAAAGTGGTAATGTTTGGCTAGATGCGGACCGCACCTCACCCTATAAATTTTACCAATATTGGTTAAATACCTCTGATGAGGATGCCGAGAAATATATCAAGATATTTACCTTTTTGTCCAAGACCGAAATAGAGCATTTGGTGGTCGCGCATGCCAAAGCCCCACACATGAGACAACTCCAAAAACGTTTGGCCGAAGAGATAACCGTTATGGTGCACTCGAAACAGGACTTGGATAATGCCATAAAAGCGAGCGATATCCTTTTCGGAAAATCTACCTCCGCAGATTTAAAAAAACTAGACGAAAAAACGTTTTTGGACGTTTTTGATGGTGTGCCCCAGGCTGAACTAGAAAAATCCGAATTGGAAAATGGTTTGGATATGATTGCCGCTTTAGCGGCAAAGACAAATTTTTTGGGTTCAAATGGTGAGGCCAGAAGAGAGTTAAAACAGAACTCCATATCGGTAAACAAAGAGAAGGTGAAAGAAGATCATCTCATTACCGTGACCGACCTTATCAACAATAAATACGTGCTACTACAGCGTGGGAAAAAAAATTATTTTGTGTTGGTTGTGAAATGA
- a CDS encoding T9SS type A sorting domain-containing protein — MKLFYSMLFLALTFHVSAQDELAFVDYPKTEIETGADFKIYPNPAYGDIVHVSTKLNNTKDIVVYDVFGEVVLKDRIATSTLNISKLVPGVYVLQVTENKKTLTRKLIVK; from the coding sequence ATGAAACTATTTTACTCAATGCTATTTTTAGCGCTTACTTTTCATGTATCTGCCCAAGATGAATTGGCCTTCGTGGACTATCCAAAAACTGAAATAGAAACTGGCGCAGACTTTAAGATCTATCCAAATCCCGCCTACGGAGATATCGTACATGTTTCCACAAAACTGAACAACACCAAAGACATTGTTGTATATGATGTTTTTGGGGAAGTGGTCTTAAAGGATAGAATTGCGACAAGTACTTTGAACATCTCAAAGTTGGTGCCTGGAGTGTATGTCTTACAAGTAACGGAAAATAAAAAGACGCTTACCAGAAAGTTGATCGTTAAGTAA
- a CDS encoding DUF4271 domain-containing protein: MEPILRNITPKDWVTIIIFVSVLFLVIAKTLFYGRFLNYLILPFNNKYIFMYNKKDKLQNWFHVFFTIFFIINTSLFIYLARNIFLDRSGMAYPFSYLLVLGALVLYILVKITLQLGNGFVFSTQRTITEIIFKKLSYLNYCGLIMLFANIFLTYVWEDSKAIIYISILLILLINIIGWVTLIRNHQKFITSYFFYFILYLCALEIAPVIIMGNYLKG, translated from the coding sequence ATGGAACCTATTCTACGAAATATCACCCCAAAAGATTGGGTTACCATAATCATTTTTGTAAGCGTACTTTTCTTGGTCATCGCAAAGACTCTTTTTTACGGTCGTTTTTTAAATTATTTGATTTTGCCCTTTAACAACAAGTATATTTTTATGTACAATAAAAAAGATAAGCTCCAGAACTGGTTTCACGTGTTCTTCACTATCTTTTTTATCATCAATACCTCGCTGTTCATTTATTTGGCACGCAATATCTTCTTAGATCGCAGCGGTATGGCGTATCCATTCAGCTATTTATTGGTTTTGGGTGCCCTAGTGCTATACATACTGGTAAAAATTACATTACAGTTGGGAAATGGGTTCGTTTTTAGTACGCAAAGAACCATCACTGAGATCATATTCAAAAAATTGTCCTACTTGAATTATTGTGGTCTAATCATGCTGTTTGCCAATATTTTTCTTACTTATGTGTGGGAAGACTCAAAAGCTATAATTTATATAAGTATACTGCTCATTCTTTTGATAAATATAATAGGATGGGTCACATTGATAAGAAATCATCAAAAGTTCATTACCTCATATTTTTTCTATTTTATTTTGTACCTTTGCGCTCTTGAAATTGCCCCTGTCATTATTATGGGCAATTATTTGAAAGGTTGA